In Plasmodium brasilianum strain Bolivian I chromosome 1, whole genome shotgun sequence, a single genomic region encodes these proteins:
- a CDS encoding phosphoinositide-binding protein, with protein sequence MDLEQFNIGIQRVEVKDEKVYYIILVEYKDLKYEISRRYSEFEELHCELLHFGFSALPNLPKRKLMSYKNDEYINYRKRVLHSYIQNLFVRPDIRCCALFLNFILFYDKINLSVEIVRTKLLNSIGSQRFSLSDLYINEEHNFMICVYEDKSNLSKLGKLWSIIEPDMVGEIKIFSYNNDLTSTFIETYREQTVYKARNIICSENKNEAIISGDDGKIHIYKIDTHLLTLTYIKYIFCHNDTILKMMLINDKVFCTCGYDNAFRLINLEDYKILSGGRCNKRLDNDKITTCHLLEYNNIVIGTSCSLFFVYNMTTNPPIYLDTKELKNGEIISCFTNTDKYLFIGYDNIIACYNYRYSNDAKSAKNNNIQNSMSTNISNVSLNRCDNKNSSSNFNNYPIYDHSDEYPLDTYNNKVKRNMFNKLTDRTDTPSSRSLNKENQENVIKLIIDNNMSAQYVPPLFYDNAVLSMSVDKDKKILYAGYEDAIVIWSIINGLIISSFHGHTNGVHYLKFLNSSGFLLSGGNGGNLKIWKNDLDSFKIWKIKNNYKVKNGKKKDGECSYNMADGNTFNFNESDNSDQECKGSVQSESMSIDNLLEESNKKHNYKFCDTTKYKKNFLNYNESTIVTSTKSSRSNIFYDKSVITNEPHEFSSHTSNLDVCVISNKNEKRQASNYEYSVDLDFDKRMNSPDIPYCGYDSSRNIFCESISDKNMKDNNISTENVNQGYEPNYTQDRSNNVYINNCSNNIHKNYIYEKDLNAYMSYGTDSHEINNNYSTPHEVHNSSRVDKVNSFQINDMNDVNHISDMNNMNDINNFSDINHVNGKNNMNELYDVNDINNMNDINNMNDINNMNDINDVNEKDHSGNAKNNIVYVSDEDDDLISAFR encoded by the coding sequence ATGGACTTAGAACAATTTAATATTGGCATACAAAGAGTAGAAGTGAAAGatgaaaaagtatattacattattttagtTGAATACAAAGACCTGAAATATGAAATAAGTAGAAGGTATAGCGAATTTGAAGAATTACATTGcgaattattacattttggATTTTCAGCATTACCAAATTTaccaaaaagaaaattgaTGTCTTATAAAAATGACGAGTATATAAACTATAGAAAAAGAGTTTTGCATTCTTATATACAGAATTTATTTGTTAGACCGGACATTAGATGTTGTGCactatttttgaattttattttgttttatgacAAGATTAATTTATCAGTGGAAATAGTAAGAACGAAATTGTTAAATAGTATAGGTTCACAAAGATTTTCGTTAAgtgatttatatattaatgaagaacataattttatgatTTGCGTGTATGAAGACAAAAGTAATCTAAGTAAATTAGGAAAATTATGGTCTATAATTGAACCTGATATGGTTGGAGagattaaaatattttcttataataatGATCTTACCTCTACTTTTATTGAAACATATAGAGAACAAACAGTTTACAAAGCGAGGAACATTATATGctcagaaaataaaaatgaagctATTATTTCAGGAGATGATGggaaaatacatatatacaaaatagatacacatttattaacattaacttatataaaatatatcttctGTCATAATGATACTATACTAAAGATGATgttaataaatgataaagtTTTTTGTACATGCGGATATGATAATGCATTTAGGTTAATAAATTTAGAggattataaaattttaagtgGAGGAAGATGTAACAAAAGATTagataatgataaaattacTACTTGTCATTTATTagaatataacaatattgTTATTGGTACAAGTTGttccttattttttgtgtataaCATGACTACTAACCCTCCTATTTATTTAGATACTAAGGAACTAAAAAATGGGGAAATAATTAGTTGCTTTACTAATAcagataaatatttattcattgGATATGACAATATTATTGCATGCTATAATTATCGTTACAGTAATGATGCAAAAAGCgcaaagaataataatatacaaaattcTATGTCCACCAACATAAGTAACGTTTCATTGAACAGATGTGATAACaaaaatagtagtagtaattttaataattatccAATTTATGATCATTCAGATGAATATCCATTGGACACGTACAACAATAAAGTAAAGCGAAACATGTTTAACAAGTTGACCGATCGAACTGATACGCCTTCCTCAAGAAGCTTGAATAAAGAAAACCAAGagaatgtaataaaattaattattgaCAATAATATGTCAGCACAATATGTTCCCCCGTTATTTTACGACAATGCAGTGTTGTCTATGAGTGTTgataaggataaaaaaattctatatGCAGGATACGAAGATGCTATTGTTATTTGGTCAATAATAAATGGTTTAATTATCTCATCCTTTCATGGTCATACAAATGGAGTTCactatttaaaatttctgaACAGTTCAGGTTTTTTACTGTCAGGTGGAAATGGAGGAAATTTAAAGATATGGAAAAATGATTTAGacagttttaaaatatggaaaattaaaaataattataaagtGAAGAAtgggaaaaagaaagatgGGGAATGTAGTTATAATATGGCAGATGGAAATACTTTCAATTTTAACGAAAGTGACAACAGCGATCAGGAATGCAAAGGTAGTGTACAAAGTGAATCCATGTCCATAGATAATTTATTAGAAGAATccaataaaaaacataattataaattttgtgATACCacgaaatataaaaaaaattttcttaattacAATGAGTCAACAATTGTAACCAGTACCAAATCTTCAAggagtaatattttttatgataaaagtGTAATAACGAATGAACCTCATGAATTTTCCTCACATACGAGTAATTTAGACGTTTGTGTTATTTCgaataaaaatgagaaaagaCAAGCTAGTAATTATGAGTACAGTGTAGATCTCGATTTTGATAAAAGGATGAATTCTCCTGATATCCCATATTGCGGTTATGATTCCAGccgaaatattttttgtgaaaGTATATcagataaaaatatgaaggataataatatatcgACCGAAAATGTAAATCAAGGCTATGAACCGAATTATACGCAAGATAGATCTAACAacgtgtatataaataattgtagtaacaatattcataaaaactacatatatgaaaaggatcttaatgcatatatgtcTTATGGAACTGATTCACATGAGATTAACAATAACTACTCCACACCCCACGAGGTGCACAACAGTTCGCGCGTCGATAAGGTTAATTCTTTTCAAATTAACGATATGAATGATGTAAATCATATCAGtgatatgaataatatgaatGACATCAATAATTTTAGTGATATAAATCATGTGAATggcaaaaataatatgaatgaaTTATATGATGTGAatgacataaataatatgaatgacataaataatatgaatgacataaataatatgaatgaCATAAATGATGTGAATGAAAAGGATCACTCTGGTAATGCAAAAAACAATATTGTTTATGTTAGTGATGAAGACGATGATTTAATTTCAGCTTTTagataa